One window of the Nocardia huaxiensis genome contains the following:
- a CDS encoding class I SAM-dependent methyltransferase codes for MSSSTLAIGNRGLNTVITRFFGTVARAYDAAPLQHFVYRPPQDEMVAELRAAGSRRIADIGCGTGILTTRIQRELRPEAVYGIDASTGMLAQARARSTEVTWLKSAAEHLPLDDGALDAVVTTSAFHFFDHPVALREFHRVLAPGGLVAIATMLPNSPTSGPIQRLTRSTLSPAHAPSEKETRKLLEDAGFEVVKQRKIHRPMPQWLIPDGITVGRRR; via the coding sequence ATGAGCAGTTCAACCCTGGCCATCGGCAATCGTGGCCTCAACACCGTGATCACCCGGTTCTTCGGCACCGTCGCCCGCGCCTACGACGCCGCGCCGCTGCAGCATTTCGTCTACCGTCCCCCGCAGGACGAGATGGTGGCCGAACTGCGCGCCGCCGGATCCCGCCGGATCGCCGATATCGGCTGCGGGACAGGCATTCTCACCACCCGGATTCAACGCGAACTGCGGCCCGAGGCGGTGTACGGCATCGACGCCTCCACCGGCATGCTCGCCCAGGCGCGCGCCCGGTCGACCGAGGTCACCTGGCTGAAGTCGGCCGCCGAGCACCTGCCCCTCGACGACGGCGCACTGGACGCGGTGGTCACCACCAGCGCCTTCCACTTCTTCGATCATCCGGTGGCGCTGCGCGAATTCCATCGCGTGCTGGCCCCGGGCGGGCTGGTGGCCATCGCGACCATGCTGCCCAACAGCCCCACCTCCGGGCCGATCCAGCGCCTCACCCGCAGCACCCTCAGCCCGGCCCACGCGCCCTCGGAGAAGGAGACGCGAAAGCTGTTGGAGGACGCCGGTTTCGAGGTGGTCAAGCAGCGCAAGATCCACCGGCCCATGCCGCAGTGGCTGATCCCGGACGGCATCACCGTCGGCCGCCGCCGCTAG
- a CDS encoding DUF6986 family protein — protein sequence MTLPPQVLAGIETRLQAVDSELARHYPGDRAGQPIHTAYVCAADATAELPSVWGAAAVELAEQQQDLLTELAGDGVFERVLETLRQRPIQDLRLDFEDGYGTRGDEVEDRDARQAGAVLAALPGAVISRGIRMKGLTTVEWSRAVRTLEQVLEGAGGVPAGFVFTIPKIRHADQVDTAVLLCDALESAHGLPSGALKFELQIESPQAVIAADGTATVATAIHRAAGRCTGLHYGTYDYSAACGISPQFQALDHPVADHAKAVMQAAAAQTGVWVCDGSTQVLPLGTEAEVRAAVARHFRLVSRSLERGYYQGWDMGAGHLVTRWAATFAFYRTALGVAAPRIGRYLDRQGGAVVDEPATAQALATVILRGLSCGAFEPEAVTALVPAATVEVLEALRDRRWVNPAGSP from the coding sequence GTGACGCTACCGCCGCAGGTGCTGGCCGGTATCGAAACACGGTTGCAGGCAGTCGATTCCGAGCTCGCCCGGCATTACCCGGGCGATCGGGCGGGGCAGCCGATCCACACCGCGTACGTGTGCGCGGCCGATGCCACGGCCGAGCTGCCGAGCGTATGGGGCGCGGCGGCCGTCGAATTGGCCGAGCAGCAGCAGGATCTGCTGACCGAGCTGGCCGGTGACGGGGTGTTCGAACGGGTGCTGGAAACGCTGCGGCAGCGGCCGATTCAGGATCTGCGACTGGACTTCGAGGACGGGTACGGGACCCGGGGTGACGAGGTCGAGGACCGCGATGCCCGGCAGGCCGGTGCGGTGCTGGCCGCGCTGCCCGGTGCGGTGATCTCACGCGGCATCCGCATGAAGGGGCTGACCACCGTCGAATGGTCGCGTGCCGTACGGACTCTGGAGCAGGTGCTCGAGGGCGCGGGCGGCGTGCCCGCCGGATTCGTGTTCACGATTCCGAAGATCCGGCACGCCGATCAGGTCGACACCGCTGTGCTGCTGTGTGACGCACTGGAATCCGCGCACGGGCTGCCTTCCGGTGCGCTGAAGTTCGAGTTGCAGATCGAGAGCCCGCAGGCCGTGATCGCCGCCGACGGCACCGCCACGGTGGCCACCGCCATCCATCGCGCCGCCGGACGCTGCACCGGATTGCATTACGGCACTTACGATTACAGCGCCGCCTGCGGCATCTCCCCGCAGTTCCAGGCGCTGGACCATCCGGTGGCCGATCACGCCAAGGCGGTCATGCAGGCCGCCGCCGCGCAGACCGGCGTGTGGGTGTGCGACGGCTCCACCCAGGTGCTGCCCCTCGGCACCGAAGCCGAGGTGCGCGCGGCGGTCGCCCGCCACTTCCGCCTGGTCTCCCGCTCCCTCGAGCGCGGCTACTACCAGGGCTGGGATATGGGCGCGGGCCACCTGGTCACCCGCTGGGCCGCCACCTTCGCCTTCTACCGCACTGCGCTGGGCGTCGCGGCCCCGCGCATCGGCCGCTACCTCGACCGTCAGGGCGGCGCGGTGGTCGACGAACCCGCCACCGCCCAGGCTCTGGCCACCGTCATCCTGCGCGGACTGTCCTGCGGCGCTTTCGAACCCGAGGCGGTGACCGCCCTGGTCCCGGCCGCAACGGTCGAGGTCCTCGAGGCCCTGCGCGACCGCCGCTGGGTCAACCCCGCCGGATCGCCCTGA
- a CDS encoding aspartate/glutamate racemase family protein — MRIRVINPNASASMTAIAEECARAVAAPGTIIEGATNTMGPLSIESHYDEALSVPGLLAEIARGEAEGVDGYVIACFGDPGLDAARELARGPVIGIAEAAMQAASHLGRGFSVVTTLSRTIGRAAELAERYGMDRFCFGLHACEIPVLELEDPKARTVIADACREAVHADNSDAIVLGCAGMADLCEYLTREVGVPVIDGVTAATLTVQSLVTMGLRKSGRGEYARPLPKQYTGILSGFTLDDQEVRS, encoded by the coding sequence ATGAGAATTCGCGTCATCAATCCGAATGCCTCGGCGTCCATGACGGCCATCGCCGAGGAATGCGCCCGCGCTGTCGCCGCGCCGGGCACCATCATCGAGGGCGCCACCAATACGATGGGGCCGCTGTCCATCGAAAGCCATTACGACGAAGCGCTTTCCGTGCCCGGACTGCTCGCGGAGATCGCGCGCGGGGAGGCCGAGGGCGTGGACGGCTATGTGATCGCGTGCTTCGGCGATCCGGGACTGGATGCGGCGCGGGAGCTGGCGCGCGGCCCGGTGATCGGCATCGCGGAGGCGGCCATGCAGGCGGCCAGTCATCTGGGGCGCGGGTTCAGCGTGGTGACCACGCTGTCGCGCACCATCGGGCGCGCGGCCGAACTGGCGGAACGCTACGGCATGGACCGGTTCTGCTTCGGACTGCACGCGTGTGAGATCCCGGTGCTGGAACTGGAGGATCCCAAGGCGCGCACCGTGATCGCGGACGCCTGCCGGGAAGCGGTGCACGCGGACAACTCCGATGCCATCGTGCTCGGCTGCGCGGGCATGGCGGACCTGTGCGAATACCTGACCCGGGAGGTCGGGGTGCCGGTGATCGACGGCGTCACCGCCGCCACGCTGACGGTGCAGTCGCTGGTCACCATGGGGCTCCGCAAATCCGGGCGCGGTGAGTACGCGCGCCCGCTGCCCAAGCAGTACACCGGCATCCTGTCCGGATTCACCCTCGACGATCAGGAGGTTCGTTCGTGA
- a CDS encoding alcohol dehydrogenase catalytic domain-containing protein, with translation MRIRGAVLERIGAETPFAQSKPLTVSELDLGEPGPGELLVRIEAAGLCHSDLSVVDGNRVRPVPMLLGHEAAGIVEAVGAQDPDIAGDSDIAVGQRVVMTFLPRCGECSGCATEGRTPCLAGSLANNAGELLSGGRRLLRDGEPVHHHLGVSAFATHAIVDRRSVVPVDDDVPPDVAAVLGCAVLTGGGALLNSAKPAPADRIMVVGLGGVGMAAVLVAAALREGTGRDVIAVDTVPDKLKTALELGATEAYTPAEIAEQNIQAEAVIEAAGNIRAFETAVAATAPGGTTVTVGLPAPDALASISPLGLVAQGRSIVGSYLGSAVPARDIPEYVRMWREGRLPVERLVSSRIRLEDINSAMDELAAGHALRQVIVFD, from the coding sequence ATGAGGATTCGTGGTGCTGTCCTGGAACGAATCGGGGCCGAGACGCCGTTCGCGCAGTCGAAGCCGCTCACCGTGAGCGAACTCGACCTGGGTGAGCCCGGCCCCGGTGAACTGTTGGTGCGGATCGAGGCGGCGGGCCTGTGCCACTCGGATCTGTCCGTGGTGGACGGGAACCGCGTGCGCCCGGTGCCCATGCTGCTCGGCCACGAGGCCGCCGGGATCGTGGAGGCGGTCGGCGCGCAGGACCCGGATATCGCGGGCGACAGCGACATCGCGGTGGGCCAGCGCGTGGTCATGACCTTCCTGCCGCGCTGCGGCGAATGCTCCGGCTGCGCCACCGAGGGCCGGACCCCTTGTCTGGCAGGCAGTCTCGCCAACAATGCGGGCGAACTGCTCAGCGGCGGACGGCGGCTGCTGCGCGACGGCGAACCGGTGCACCACCACCTCGGCGTCTCCGCCTTCGCCACGCACGCCATCGTGGACCGCCGCTCGGTGGTGCCGGTCGACGACGACGTGCCCCCGGACGTGGCCGCCGTCCTCGGCTGTGCGGTGCTGACCGGCGGTGGCGCACTGCTGAATTCGGCGAAACCCGCCCCGGCCGATCGCATCATGGTGGTCGGGCTCGGCGGCGTCGGCATGGCGGCGGTGCTGGTGGCGGCCGCGCTGCGCGAAGGCACGGGCCGCGATGTGATCGCCGTGGACACCGTCCCGGACAAACTGAAGACCGCCCTGGAACTCGGGGCCACCGAGGCGTACACCCCGGCCGAAATCGCCGAACAGAACATCCAGGCCGAGGCGGTCATCGAGGCCGCGGGCAATATTCGCGCCTTCGAAACCGCCGTCGCCGCAACGGCTCCCGGCGGCACCACGGTCACCGTCGGCCTGCCCGCCCCCGATGCCCTGGCCTCGATCTCCCCGCTCGGCCTGGTGGCGCAGGGCCGTTCCATCGTCGGCAGCTACCTCGGCTCGGCCGTCCCCGCCCGCGACATCCCCGAGTACGTCCGCATGTGGCGCGAGGGCAGGCTGCCCGTGGAGCGCCTGGTCTCCTCGCGAATCCGCCTGGAGGACATCAACTCCGCCATGGACGAACTGGCAGCCGGTCACGCCCTGCGCCAGGTGATCGTCTTCGACTGA
- a CDS encoding esterase-like activity of phytase family protein: MRIRRKTRSALVAVAVCASVVTAGCSSSDQGADFTATKDQPLVIALDDLLAKTGGSAAVGLADPQHGTISRRTDGALVYTPAAGYTGTDSITVTTTDAVRLYTTDIKPLGEFGGVTVQGSAYGSSFVPVPGSKDEFYGLTDRGPNVDGKVKNEKVAPVSDFTPQIGKFKLAGNKAVLESTILLKNPAGQPFNGLVDTSAVTGETMKDLNGNVLAPTDHGIDSEGLVALADGTFWVSDEYGPFLVHFDANGTELERLTPGRGLPKELGLRTPNQGMEGLTVTPDGSTLVGIVQSGLKTAGLESAREVPMTRIVTVDLKTKAVKEFAYPLENPKDKLGASEITALSNTTFLIDERDGNTAPKANKKLWTVDITGATDIGPQSSVAGAQYDPAQGLLIGGKPVETYVGAVPTADGITALQRAGITPVAKKLGLDLGGLVDSLNADGKFFAHDKIEGVATTDGGKTLYIANDSDFGLAAVKGDQPPFGLEPKTMPNGVQDSGEILMVDTTKLPAETETRTITVDVR, encoded by the coding sequence GTGAGAATTCGCCGTAAGACCCGCAGCGCACTCGTCGCCGTCGCCGTGTGCGCGTCCGTTGTCACCGCCGGTTGCTCGTCCTCCGACCAGGGAGCCGACTTCACCGCGACCAAGGACCAGCCACTGGTCATCGCGCTGGATGACCTGCTGGCGAAGACGGGTGGCAGCGCGGCGGTCGGCCTCGCGGACCCGCAACACGGGACGATCAGCCGCCGCACCGACGGCGCGCTCGTCTACACCCCGGCGGCCGGGTACACCGGGACGGACAGCATCACCGTCACCACCACCGACGCGGTGCGGCTGTACACCACCGACATCAAGCCGCTCGGCGAGTTCGGCGGCGTCACCGTGCAGGGCAGCGCCTACGGGTCCTCGTTCGTGCCGGTGCCGGGGTCCAAGGACGAGTTCTACGGGCTCACCGATCGCGGGCCGAATGTGGACGGCAAGGTCAAGAACGAAAAGGTCGCTCCCGTCTCGGATTTCACGCCGCAGATCGGCAAGTTCAAGCTGGCCGGAAACAAGGCCGTGCTCGAATCGACCATCCTGCTGAAGAATCCGGCGGGACAGCCGTTCAACGGGCTGGTGGACACCTCGGCGGTAACCGGAGAGACCATGAAGGATCTCAACGGGAACGTGCTCGCGCCCACCGACCACGGCATCGACAGTGAAGGTCTGGTGGCGCTGGCCGACGGCACCTTCTGGGTCTCCGACGAATACGGCCCGTTCCTGGTGCATTTCGACGCCAACGGCACCGAGCTGGAGCGGCTGACACCCGGTCGCGGACTGCCGAAGGAACTCGGACTGCGCACACCCAACCAGGGCATGGAGGGCCTCACCGTGACGCCCGACGGCAGCACGCTGGTGGGCATCGTCCAAAGCGGGCTCAAGACAGCGGGATTGGAGTCGGCGCGCGAGGTGCCGATGACCCGCATCGTGACCGTGGACCTGAAAACCAAGGCGGTCAAGGAATTCGCGTATCCGCTGGAGAATCCGAAGGACAAGCTCGGCGCTTCGGAGATCACGGCATTGAGCAACACCACCTTCCTGATCGACGAGCGAGACGGCAACACAGCGCCGAAGGCGAACAAGAAGCTGTGGACGGTGGACATCACCGGCGCGACCGATATCGGCCCACAGTCGAGTGTCGCTGGAGCTCAATATGATCCGGCACAGGGCCTGCTCATCGGCGGCAAGCCCGTCGAGACCTACGTCGGCGCGGTGCCCACCGCCGACGGCATCACCGCCCTGCAGAGGGCCGGAATCACCCCGGTCGCCAAGAAGCTCGGCCTGGACCTCGGCGGACTCGTCGACTCCCTGAACGCGGACGGCAAATTCTTCGCCCACGACAAGATCGAAGGCGTGGCCACCACCGACGGCGGCAAGACCCTGTACATCGCCAATGACAGCGACTTCGGCCTGGCCGCCGTCAAGGGCGATCAGCCCCCGTTCGGCCTCGAACCGAAGACCATGCCCAATGGCGTGCAGGACTCCGGCGAAATCCTGATGGTCGACACCACCAAGCTGCCCGCCGAAACGGAAACCAGGACGATCACCGTCGACGTGCGCTAG
- a CDS encoding LppU/SCO3897 family protein, translated as MPWVLIAVAVALLLAATATGVLAIRRQRRTQNGRGMRVLASILVILGWIAMLAGLLPIAQDVASNLAGDTIAGTARPTAPGLVPAGLPTTTTSAKPAAPDPLAALRVGDCVEVPMDQTTDPKTGQPTWRAGSPAVADCDSLDANYRVVQTGAGECTGNLYKLETSRHDKSGNLIYHLCLAYDWRVGVCYDTTQMDEPLKVDCGTAGAHIVQVTAVLEDTREGAGCPRDGQGAVWVVWDKRALTVCFRGGDEPGR; from the coding sequence GTGCCCTGGGTGCTGATCGCCGTGGCCGTCGCGCTACTGCTGGCTGCGACGGCGACCGGAGTGCTGGCGATCCGGCGGCAGCGCCGCACCCAGAACGGTCGCGGAATGCGCGTGCTCGCCTCGATCCTGGTGATTCTGGGCTGGATCGCCATGCTCGCCGGTCTGCTCCCGATCGCCCAGGACGTCGCCTCGAATCTGGCGGGCGACACCATCGCCGGCACCGCGCGACCGACCGCTCCCGGCCTGGTCCCCGCCGGCCTGCCGACCACGACCACCAGCGCCAAACCCGCCGCCCCGGACCCGCTCGCGGCCCTGCGCGTCGGTGACTGCGTCGAGGTGCCGATGGATCAGACCACCGACCCCAAGACCGGTCAGCCCACCTGGCGCGCCGGTTCCCCCGCGGTGGCCGACTGCGATTCCCTCGACGCGAATTACCGTGTGGTGCAGACCGGTGCGGGCGAGTGCACGGGCAACCTGTACAAACTCGAAACCTCCCGCCACGACAAGTCCGGCAACCTGATCTACCACCTGTGCCTGGCCTACGACTGGCGCGTCGGCGTCTGCTACGACACCACCCAGATGGACGAGCCGCTGAAGGTGGATTGCGGTACGGCGGGTGCGCACATCGTGCAGGTCACCGCCGTCCTCGAGGACACGCGCGAAGGCGCCGGCTGCCCGCGCGACGGTCAGGGCGCGGTCTGGGTCGTCTGGGACAAACGCGCGCTGACCGTCTGCTTCCGGGGCGGAGACGAGCCCGGCCGCTAG
- a CDS encoding PQQ-dependent sugar dehydrogenase: MRARSRVLTVAVLLAGVVSCARDDDPRPPGTTVTATAPSVPTGVPDLDAGEDVAQGLETPWGLAFLPDGSALVAERDSGAIVRVTPGAGSSPVYRVPGVEATGEAGLLGLAVSPTYAEDRYVYAYFTAAQDNRIVRFRLDGQPQVIFSGITKGSIHDGGRIAFGPDGLLYVGTGDAGQADRSQDPADPNGKILRLTPEGAAAAGNPVAGSPVYSLGHRNVQGLAWDRAGRLFAAEFGRNAYDEINLIEPGRNYGWPEVEGSGDTRGGEFTQPLVTWKPSEASPSGIAIAGNTLYAAALRGERLWTVPLTDGATGEPRARLEDRLGRLRTVAVAPDGALWVTTSNTDGRGDPNDGDDRVIRFPAR; this comes from the coding sequence ATGCGCGCACGCTCGAGGGTTCTGACCGTGGCCGTTCTGCTGGCAGGAGTCGTGTCGTGCGCACGGGACGACGACCCGCGGCCACCCGGGACGACGGTCACCGCGACTGCGCCGAGCGTGCCGACCGGAGTTCCGGATCTCGACGCCGGTGAGGACGTGGCCCAGGGCTTGGAAACGCCGTGGGGGCTGGCGTTCCTGCCGGACGGGAGTGCGCTTGTGGCCGAACGGGATTCGGGGGCGATCGTGCGGGTGACGCCGGGCGCGGGGAGCTCGCCGGTGTACCGGGTGCCCGGGGTCGAGGCGACGGGTGAAGCGGGCCTGCTCGGCCTCGCGGTATCGCCCACCTACGCCGAGGACCGCTACGTGTACGCGTACTTCACTGCGGCGCAGGACAATCGGATCGTGCGCTTCCGGCTCGACGGGCAGCCGCAGGTGATCTTCAGCGGAATCACCAAGGGCAGCATCCACGACGGCGGACGGATCGCCTTCGGGCCCGACGGGCTGCTGTATGTGGGCACCGGGGATGCCGGGCAGGCCGATCGATCGCAGGACCCGGCGGATCCGAACGGCAAGATTCTGCGCCTGACGCCGGAAGGGGCCGCGGCGGCGGGCAATCCGGTGGCCGGATCACCCGTGTACAGCCTCGGGCACCGGAATGTGCAGGGGCTGGCGTGGGATCGGGCGGGGCGGTTGTTCGCCGCCGAGTTCGGGCGCAATGCCTACGACGAGATCAATCTGATCGAGCCGGGACGCAATTACGGGTGGCCGGAGGTCGAGGGCAGCGGGGATACCCGCGGTGGCGAATTCACGCAGCCGCTGGTCACCTGGAAGCCGTCGGAAGCCTCGCCATCCGGGATCGCGATCGCCGGGAACACGCTGTACGCGGCGGCCCTGCGCGGCGAGCGACTGTGGACGGTGCCGCTCACCGACGGTGCGACCGGGGAACCCCGAGCGCGACTGGAGGATCGGCTCGGACGACTGCGCACGGTGGCGGTGGCTCCCGACGGCGCGCTGTGGGTGACCACGTCCAACACCGACGGCCGGGGCGACCCGAACGACGGCGACGACCGCGTCATCCGATTCCCGGCGCGGTGA
- the dapB gene encoding 4-hydroxy-tetrahydrodipicolinate reductase: MTTNRIRVGVLGARGKVGQAICAGVEAAADLELVAQVDKGDALETFTETGTQVVVDFTHPDVVMPNLKFLVENGIHAVVGTTGFDAERLEQVRGWLAGSPGTSVLIAPNFAIGAVLSMRFAEQAARWFESVEVIELHHPNKADAPSGTAYRTAGLIAAARDKAGVGRSPDATTTELEGARGADVDGVRVHSVRLAGLVAHQEVLFGTQGETLTIRHDSIDRTSFVPGVLLGVRKAPHRPGLTVGIDELLDL; this comes from the coding sequence GTGACCACGAACCGGATCCGGGTGGGTGTGCTCGGGGCGCGCGGCAAGGTCGGGCAGGCCATCTGCGCGGGTGTCGAAGCGGCCGCCGATCTGGAGCTGGTGGCCCAGGTCGACAAGGGCGACGCGCTCGAGACCTTCACCGAGACCGGCACCCAGGTGGTCGTCGACTTCACCCACCCCGATGTGGTGATGCCGAATCTGAAGTTCCTGGTGGAGAACGGTATTCACGCCGTCGTCGGCACCACCGGCTTCGACGCCGAACGCCTGGAGCAGGTGCGCGGCTGGCTGGCCGGCAGCCCCGGGACCAGCGTGCTGATCGCCCCCAACTTCGCCATCGGCGCGGTGCTGTCCATGCGCTTCGCCGAGCAGGCCGCCCGCTGGTTCGAATCCGTCGAGGTCATCGAACTGCACCACCCGAACAAGGCCGACGCCCCGTCCGGCACCGCCTACCGCACCGCCGGCCTCATCGCCGCGGCCCGCGACAAGGCCGGTGTGGGCCGCAGCCCCGACGCCACCACCACCGAACTCGAGGGTGCGCGCGGCGCGGACGTGGACGGCGTGCGCGTGCACTCGGTCCGGCTCGCGGGTCTGGTCGCGCACCAGGAGGTGCTGTTCGGCACCCAGGGCGAGACACTGACCATCCGCCACGACTCCATCGACCGGACCTCCTTCGTGCCCGGTGTCCTGCTCGGCGTCCGCAAGGCCCCGCACCGCCCCGGCCTGACCGTCGGCATCGACGAGCTGCTGGACCTGTGA
- the alc gene encoding allantoicase: MTAESTDFTLLPDLAVRSLGGAVVWANDESFAEKENLIRPEESEYSPATFGHKGQVYDGWETRRRRGEVGAFPADEDCDTAIVRLGVPGVIKGVVVDTAWFKGNYPPEVSVEAIAVEGYPSAEELANLDGWTTIVERAKVEGDSKNPFAVDSAQRWTHVRLRMFPDGGVARLRVHGIAKPELRWLDSGPFDLAALENGGLVADCSNRFYSHPQNVLMPGRARVMGDGWETARGRNKATNDWVLVQLAEEGVLTMAEIDTSYFLFNSPGAASLTGIRADGSEVELLARTVLQPDTRHRFAIESDAAVVRVRLDAFPDGGLARLRLFGSLTEDARARLRAEQKGELA, translated from the coding sequence ATGACTGCCGAGTCGACTGATTTCACCCTGTTGCCGGACCTGGCCGTGCGATCCCTCGGCGGTGCGGTCGTGTGGGCGAACGACGAATCCTTCGCGGAGAAGGAGAATCTCATTCGGCCGGAGGAGTCGGAGTATTCGCCGGCGACGTTCGGGCACAAGGGTCAGGTGTACGACGGGTGGGAGACGCGGCGGCGGCGCGGGGAGGTCGGGGCGTTCCCGGCCGACGAGGACTGTGACACCGCGATCGTGCGGCTCGGCGTGCCCGGGGTGATCAAGGGCGTCGTGGTGGACACCGCCTGGTTCAAGGGCAACTATCCGCCGGAGGTTTCGGTGGAAGCCATTGCGGTGGAGGGGTATCCGTCGGCGGAGGAGCTGGCGAACCTCGATGGGTGGACCACCATTGTCGAGCGCGCCAAGGTCGAGGGTGACTCCAAGAATCCGTTCGCGGTGGACTCGGCCCAGCGGTGGACGCACGTGCGGCTGCGCATGTTCCCGGATGGCGGCGTCGCCCGGCTGCGGGTGCACGGCATCGCGAAACCCGAACTGCGATGGCTGGATTCGGGTCCGTTCGATCTGGCGGCACTGGAGAACGGCGGGCTGGTGGCCGACTGCTCCAACCGCTTCTACTCGCACCCGCAGAATGTGCTCATGCCCGGCCGGGCCCGGGTGATGGGCGACGGCTGGGAGACCGCGCGCGGCCGCAACAAGGCCACCAATGACTGGGTGCTGGTGCAGCTGGCCGAGGAGGGCGTGCTCACCATGGCCGAGATCGACACCTCGTACTTCCTGTTCAACAGCCCGGGTGCGGCCTCGCTCACCGGAATTCGCGCCGACGGCAGCGAGGTGGAATTGCTGGCGCGCACCGTGCTCCAGCCCGATACCCGCCACCGCTTCGCCATCGAGTCGGACGCGGCCGTGGTGCGGGTGCGCCTGGATGCCTTCCCCGATGGCGGCCTGGCCCGCCTTCGCCTGTTCGGCAGCCTCACCGAGGACGCGCGCGCCCGGCTGCGCGCGGAGCAGAAAGGTGAACTCGCATGA
- the puuE gene encoding allantoinase PuuE: MSDFDLTYPRDMVGYGPNPPHPQWPGDANIAVNFVLNYEEGGENNVLDGDPGSETFLSDIVPAASFPARHMSMETIYEYGSRAGLWRVLRLFEQRDIPLTIFGVARALERNPEAVAAFKRLGHEIACHGLRWISYQDTDPATERAHMAEAVAIITRLFGEPPKGWYTGRDSPQTRELVVEHGGFVYDADSYADDLPYWVKVGDKDQLVVPYTLETNDMRFSSPAGFANGEEFFSYLKDAFDILYAEGEAGAPKMLSVGLHCRIVGKPARAKSLERFLDYVQSHDKVWLTRRIDIAEHWRKVHPAR, translated from the coding sequence ATGAGCGATTTCGACCTCACCTATCCCCGGGACATGGTCGGCTACGGCCCCAACCCGCCGCATCCGCAGTGGCCCGGTGACGCCAATATCGCCGTCAACTTCGTCCTCAACTACGAGGAGGGCGGCGAGAACAATGTCCTCGACGGCGACCCGGGTTCGGAGACCTTCCTGTCGGATATCGTTCCGGCGGCGTCGTTCCCGGCCCGGCACATGTCGATGGAAACCATCTACGAGTACGGCTCCCGCGCCGGACTGTGGCGGGTGCTGCGCCTGTTCGAACAGCGCGACATCCCGCTCACCATCTTCGGTGTCGCCCGTGCGCTGGAACGCAATCCGGAAGCGGTCGCGGCCTTCAAGCGCCTCGGCCACGAGATCGCCTGCCACGGCCTGCGCTGGATCTCCTACCAGGACACCGATCCCGCCACCGAGCGCGCGCACATGGCGGAGGCGGTCGCGATCATCACCCGTCTCTTCGGCGAACCCCCGAAAGGCTGGTACACCGGCCGCGATTCGCCGCAGACCCGCGAATTGGTGGTCGAGCACGGCGGTTTCGTCTATGACGCCGACTCCTACGCCGACGACCTCCCCTACTGGGTGAAGGTCGGCGACAAGGATCAGCTGGTCGTCCCGTACACCCTCGAAACCAATGACATGCGCTTCTCCTCCCCCGCCGGCTTCGCCAACGGCGAGGAGTTCTTCAGCTACCTGAAGGACGCCTTCGACATCCTCTACGCCGAAGGCGAAGCGGGCGCGCCGAAGATGCTGTCGGTCGGCCTGCACTGCCGCATCGTCGGAAAACCGGCCCGCGCAAAGTCTCTGGAGCGCTTCCTGGACTACGTGCAGTCCCACGACAAGGTCTGGCTGACCCGCCGCATCGACATCGCCGAACACTGGCGCAAGGTGCACCCAGCCCGGTGA